CAGCGCGGCCGGCACGCCGCCGAACTCGCTGCCGACGAGCAGACCGGCGGCGCCGCCCGGACTGGACCAGGCGCCGCCGCCCAGCGGCTGGCCCAGGCAGAGCAGGAGACGGCAGTGGCTGCTGGCCGCATAGCCGCCCGCCGCGGGCAGGGCGACCCGCGTCGCGCCGGCCGGCAGCGGCACGAAAGCGACCAGGAGCAGGACGATCCCTGGCCAGTGGCGGCGGCGGTGATGGCAGAGGCTCGCGCAAACTCGCATCGCAGGCGGCGCTCCTGGGTCCGGGGATCCGCGGGCGGACACCCAGCAAGCCGCGCGCCATGAAAAAGCCCGGCCCCTCGCGGGACCGGGCTCGCTGTCCGCGGCGGGAAGCCGCGCCTAGTACATGCCGCCCATGCCGCCGCCGCCGGGCATCGCGGGCGCCTTGTCCTTCTCGGGGATGTCGGCGACGATGGTCTCGGTGGTCAGCAGCAGGCTCGCGATGCTCGCCGCGTTCTGCAGCGCGCTGCGCGTCACCTTGGCGGGATCGACGATGCCGGCCTTGAACATGTCCACGAACTGGCCGTTCGCGGCGTTGTAGCCCATGGCGCCCTTCTCGCCCATCACCTTCTGGACGATGACGGAGCCCTCGACGCCGCTGTTCTCGGCGATCTGGCGCAGGGGCGCCTCGAGCGCCTTGCGGATGATGTTGATGCCGACCTGGATCTCGCTGTCGGACTCCTTGATCGCGTTCAGGCCGGCGATGGCCCGGATGAGGGCGACGCCGCCGCCGGGGATGATGCCCTCCTCGACCGCCGCGCGGGTGGCGTTGAGGGCGTCCTCGACGCGCATCTTCTTCTCCTTCATCTCGGTCTCGGTGGCCGCGCCGACGTTGATCACCGCGACGCCGCCGGAGAGCTTGGCCATGCGCTCCTGCAGCTTCTCCTTGTCGTAGTCGCTCGTCGTGTCCTCGATCTGGCGCTTGATCTGGGCGACGCGCGCCTGCACGGCCGCACTCTTGCCGGCGCCCTCGACGAGCGTCGTGTTGTCCTTGTCGATCGTGATGCGCTTGGCCGTGCCGAGGTCGTTCAGCGTGGCGCTCTCCAGCTTGCGGCCGGCCTCCTCGGCGACGACCGTGCCGCCGGTGAGGATCGCGATGTCCTCGAGCATCGCCTTGCGGCGATCGCCGAAGCCGGGCGCCTTGACGGCGCAGACGTTGAGCGTGCCGCGGGCAGCTTGTTGACGACGAGGGTGGCCAGGGCCTCGCCCTCGATGTCCTCCGAGATGATGAGCAGGGGCTTGCCCGTCTGCGCGATCTTCTCGAGCACGGGCAGCAGGTCCTTCATGCTGCTGATCTTCTTGTCGTGGATGAGCACGGCCGCGTTCTCGAGCACGGCCTCCATGCGCTCGGCATCCGTGACGAAGTAAGGGCTGACGTAGCCGCGGTCGAACTGCATGCCCTCGACGACCTCCAGCTCGGTGGTCAGGCTCTTGGCCTCCTCCACCGTGATGACGCCGTCGCGGCCGACCTTGTCCATCGCCTCGGCGATGAGCTGGCCGATCGTCTCGTCGCTGTTGGCGGCGAGGGAGGCGACCTGGGCGATCTCCTCGCGGTTGCTCACCTCGTGGCTCTGGCTCTTCAGCGACTCGACTCGACGACCTGCTCGACGGCCTTCTCGATGCCCTTCTTCAGGTACATCGGGTTCACGCCGGCGGTCACGTTCTTGAGGCCCTCGGTCACGATCGCCTGGGCGAGCAGGGTGGCCGTCGTGGTGCCGTCGCCGGCGACGTCGTTGGTCTTGGTCGCCACTTCCTTGACGAGCTGGGCACCCATGTTCTCGTAGGGATCCTCCAGCTCGATCTCCTTGGCGATCGTCACGCCGTCATTGGTGACGGTCGGGCTGCCGAACTTCTTGTTTTAACTTCTTGTCGAGGATGACGTTGCGGCCGCGGGGGCCGAGGGTCACCTTCACGGCGTTGGCGAGCTTGTCCAGCCCGCGCTTGAGCGAATCGCGAGCGGCGATATCGAACTCGATCTGCTTGGCCATCTTTCCTTCTCTCCTTGGTCGTTGGATCGGCCCCTCGCCCTGCGCGGGGGCCCGGTGCGCGGGGCGGGGTCTAGAGGACCGCGAGGATGTCGCTCTCGCGCAGGATGATGTACTTCTCGTCGCTGATGGTCACCTCGGAGCCCGAGTACTTTCCGTAGAGCACGGTGTCGCCCTGCTTGACCTCGAGCGGCAGGCGGTCGCCGGCATCGGTGAGACGGCCGGGACCGATGGCGATGACCTCGCCCTTCTGGGGCTTCTCCTTGGCGGTGTCGGGGATGATGATGCCGCCCTTCTTGACCTCCTCCTCCTCGAAGGCCTTGACGAGGATCCGGTCAGACAACGGCTTGATGGACATGCTCCAACCTCCAGAGATCGTGGTCCGAGATGCGGCCCAAGACGGTGCGGACCGCACAGCCTATCGCATGGCATTGTAAGGGTTTGGCACTCGCGTTTGGCGACTGCTAATTCGACGCGGCGAATATAGACAGGGCCCCGGGGCGATGCAAGCCCTATCCCGCCGCTTTGTCCGTCTCGGGCAGCGGCAGGAGCGGGGAGGGCTGGAAGGCCCGGCGCCGCAGGGGATGGGCGTAGACCCGCGCCGGGTCGACGCGGAAGCGCCCCACCAGGTCGGCCCGGCCGAGGTGGAGGAAGTACTGCCGGCGGCTGGGCACCAGGGCCAGCTCCCCCTCCCAGAGCTGCTCCCCGAGGGCGAGCGCCGTGCGCACGACGACGCAATCGCCGAGCCCCTCGCCGAGCCGCGTGCGCCGGCGGTAGAACGCATAGACCTGTTTCACCCGCTGGCGGCCGCGGCCGACGGGCACCTCCAGCCGCAGGACGAGGCGCAGGCGCCCCTCTTCGTCGCGCAGGCGCCCGACGCGCTCGATGCGCTCGACGGCCAGGGTCGACAGCGCCGAGACCGGATCCACGAGGGCCTTGAGCGCGAGCCCCCAGGCCGGCAGACCCACGCGCTCCTTCCACCCGAGGCTGGGCAGATCCCGCCCGCGCTCACCGCTCGCCATGGCCCCTCCTTCCGCCGCCGGCGCCCGCGCCGCTGCCCGAGAAAGCGCTCAAGCGCCGCCCGCGCTTGCCGATACTCCCTTCGCGCGGGGGCCCGTGACGCTTCTCCCTGTGGGCCGCCGCCGCACTGCTCCACTGCTCCCGTGGCTGCGGGGGCAGGCTTCTCCCGGGATCCCGGCCCCCGTTCGCGGGGTCGGGATTCTTCATTGTGCCCCTGGCAGGGCTTGGTCGGCGAGGGCCGCCAAGCCGCGCAGGGTCCAGTCGGGCTCGAGCCGCGCTTCCCCCGCCTCGCCTGCCAGCGCGCGGCGAAGTCCGGCGCCCAGCCCCCCGTCAGGATCACCGCCGTCCCCGGCCAGCGCCGGCCGAGACGCGCGGCGTAGCCCTCGGCGGCGGCCAGCCCGCCCCAGAGCGCGCCGGCGGCCAGAGCCCTTCGCGTGCTGTCCCCCCAGGGCTCGGCCGTCCACTCCGGTGCGGCGGGCGGCAGCTGCGCCGTCCCCTGGGCGAGCGCGGCGAGCGCGAGGGCCGGCCCCGGCAGGATCGCGCCGCCGAGATAGCAGCCCGCGGGATCGACGAGGTCCACGGTCATCGCCGTGCCCGCGCCGATGAGGAGGGCCGGCGCGAGGCCCTCGGCCCAGGCCGCCGCCGCATTGCAGAGCCGGTCCGCGCCGAGCGTCCGCCGATCGGGCAGGGCGCAGGCGAAGGGCAGGGGGGCCTCGCTGCTCAGCTGCCAGCAGCGGGCGCCCCGCGCGGCGAGCCAGGCGAGGAGCCGGGCCGCCGCAGGCGGGTTTGCGCTGGCGAGGGCGGCGCGGCCGCCGGCCGCGGCCAGGGGCGCGGCCAGCGCCTCCGCCCCGGCCGCCCCGTCGGCGGCCCCCAGGCCGCCCCGTCGGCGGCCGGGACGGAGAAGCGCCCGCGGCCGCGGCCCTCCTCCCAGAGGAGTCCCTTCAGGCGGCTGTTGCCGAGGTCCAGGCAGAGCAGGGCGGCCACGGTTCTCCCTTCGCGCGGCACAGCGTAGCCGATCCGCGCGCGCGACGCCAGGCGCTCAGGCCCGGTCGCCCGCGGGCGGCCCGAGGCGCAGGCTGAGTTCGCCGGCCTCCAGACGCTCCTCCCCCGCCGGCCCCGACACGCGCAGCGCGCCGTCGGCCTCGACATCGAGCAGGCACAGGCGCCGGCCGCGGGCGTCCCAGGCTGCGGCCCCCCGGTGCGGCCAGCGGCGGCGCCACGCCTCGACGAGCCGCGCGT
Above is a genomic segment from bacterium containing:
- a CDS encoding co-chaperone GroES, with the protein product MSIKPLSDRILVKAFEEEEVKKGGIIIPDTAKEKPQKGEVIAIGPGRLTDAGDRLPLEVKQGDTVLYGKYSGSEVTISDEKYIILRESDILAVL